Proteins encoded by one window of Hyperolius riggenbachi isolate aHypRig1 unplaced genomic scaffold, aHypRig1.pri scaffold_120, whole genome shotgun sequence:
- the LOC137543617 gene encoding securin-like: MATLVFVDQENGNVGSSVSKDQLKRTANTAEPVLRAPPGKVFGQSGAEKTTRKALGNVNKQVVSQKAVPAQKSHIKVKKQAPVIKEVTGAQVKPNKPSYPEIDRFIPYDLTEFDTFDVPEEHKLSHLCLVGVPLMVAENDALRFEALVNKEPAPMDIPVFSWETDVSDNLPCFLSPLEVSIDMPELEW, translated from the exons ATGGCTACTCTGGTTTTTGTTGACCAAGAGAATGGAAATGTTGGATCCAGTGTGTCTAAGGACCAACTAAAACGGACTGCAAACACTG CTGAGCCAGTCCTCCGAGCTCCTCCAGGAAAGGTGTTTGGCCAGTCTGGTGCTGAGAAGACTACAAGGAAAGCACTGGGAAACGTCAACAAGCAAGTTGTGAGCCAAAAGGCTGTTCCTGCCCAGAAAAGCCACATCAAGGTGAAGAAACAAGCACCAGTCATTAAGGAG GTTACTGGAGCACAGGTGAAGCCCAACAAACCAAGCTACCCTGAGATTGATAGGTTTATCCCTTATGATCTAACCG AGTTTGACACATTTGATGTCCCTGAAGAGCACAAGCTGAGTCACCTGTGCCTGGTTGGTGTTCCCCTTATGGTGGCTGAGAATGATGCCCTGAGGTTTGAAGCCTTGGTGAACAAAGAACCAGCACCTATGGACATTCCAGTCTTCAGCTGGGAAACAG atgtttCAGACAATCTCCCATGTTTCTTGTCGCCACTTGAAGTCTCCATTGATATGCCTGAACTGGAATGGTGA